The DNA window AGGAATTTTATAACAATAAGATTTAGAGTTGGAAGAAATAAAAAACCGATTATGGATGAATCTTTATGCGCATAAGCGTGCTGTTCCCGGATTTGATAGAAGATATGTACTTGTTAGAGTGTGCTATGTACTTggaagagttttattatttgcTGGTTGGGGTTATTTAATATTTTGGTGACCTATTTATTTGATTGCAGCAACTTGTATCTGAGAAAGACCTTATAGTGAGAGAGGAAGCATGCCGAATTGGTTTGCTTTTTGGAGGATTGACTGGTTCCTACCATGCTCTTAGGTGTTTGCTGAGAAAGCTTAGAAAGAAAGAGACACCAATGAATACGTAAGTTAACATTTATCGCTCATTTACTTGGTTTTTGACTGCACGTTACTTGATGATGTTATGTCCTTGAAGAAAATCTCAAAGTTCTTGATTTGGTATTATCTCTTTGTTTGAgcctttaattttttaaatagatTTTCGTTGTATTATTTATCCATCTCCGTATGTATGACATTGTTAAAGGGGATGATGGGGCAGATTTTTAGCTGGTGCAGTCTCAGGATTATCTATCTTAGCATTAGATGATTCAAGCCGTAGGCGTACGCTCGCTTTATATCTTTTGGCTAGGCTTGCTCAGGTATGAGTACAATTTTCCTAGTTTTTCTTCCAGTGTATGAGGTACTATGACTGCTTTTGCATGTTTTTACTTTGTCTAAATTATATGATCACTTATCTAGTGTGCATATAACTCGGCTAAATCCAACAACAAGTTCCACCTTTGGGGAAGCCATTGGAGTCATGGTGACACTCTGCTTTTTTCGATAGCCTGTGCACAAGTAATTGACTTATCACTTTCTGAAAGTCTCAATTGTAACTGTTGTTTTCTTTTGGTCAATATTCTGTTTTAGGGTCATGATCTCTGGTATAAGCTCTAGAACATATTATCACACTACAAATTATCTTTGTTTGTTACAGAGGATGCTCAATTTCGATTCCTTTTTCTAATGCAGTTCTTTTGTTGTCGATTTTCTAATTATAAGCACATTTCAGGTTATGTATGCTTTTGTTATGCGCCCTGAAAGCATGCCAAAATCATATCAAGATTTCATTCAGAAAACGGGTCCAGTTGCTGCACCAGTGTACAAAGCTGTGAGGGATTGCTGTAGAGGTTCTCCAGTAGATATTACCTCACTATCTACTTACTTGTCCAACAGAAGAGTATTTAGCACTGTGAAATTGGATGAGTTTCCGGATATTGTTCCTTGCTCTATTATCCACCCTAATACTGACTCGTGCTTATTTCACAATGCAAATGCTGCCAGAGATACCTTCAGGAAAACTTTTCCTCTATATTTCTCTTTGACATTTGTGCCCTTTGTTGTTCTGCGCATGCAAAAGGTACATCCTCTCATTATTAATGTTCAAAATCATGCCTTTGTAGTTTTCGCTGTCCATTCattttttatcaaaaattttatgAGGTTTGACCAAATAATATGTGTTATATTCGACAAAAAGTCCGAGGGGGATCAAATAAACTGTACACATTTTCGATATAATAATTTCAAGTTACCTGTTCTAGGCTTTTAATTAGAAGATGATGGAGAGCTTATTTTCCATTTAATCATTGCACTTTTGTGTAAGAATACACCTTTACTGCTCTTCCTTGTACATTTTGGAAGAGGATATTGATTATTTCTTTGTCCGAGCAAATATTCAAAAAGCGTCTCTATTTTGCATTTATCGTGTTAGCAAATGGAAGAATCTCTGTTAATATCTTAACGAGTTTGGAAAATATTTGGACTTATCTCCTCTATGGTATATAGACTCTGTAAAAATGAGATTTACTAGATGATTTTGCCTTCAGTGTTGTAAGTTATGTAACCGTGTTCCTAGCTAAGTTCTAGTCAATGCAAGTTCTCATAATCGCTTAGTGGGTAATTATGTATTGTCTCTTTTCAAAGTTTATGGATGCTCCAGTTCGAACCTGTTGGCTTGCTGTTAAAGGTGCTGTGCGCTCTACAACGTTCTTATCTGCTTTTGTTGGCATCTTTCAGGTACCATTTCCTGCTGCTTCATTTATATAACATTCAGCCATCATAACTGTACTGATTAACATATCCCGGCAACAAAAGGGGGTAATATGCATGCACAGAAAAGTGGCATTGAAGGACCACAAGCTCTTGTATTGGCTTGCAGGGGGGATCTCTGCCCTGTCTGTGCTATTGGAAAAGAAAGCTAGACGTGGGGAGTTGGCCTTGTATGTTCTTCCTCGAGCTGGAGAATCTTTATGGTATATCTTAGTGAATCGCCATTTGCTTCCAGATATAAAAAATGCTGAGGTACAAAGGACTCTCCTTTATCTCGTTAAATTAGTTGGGGAATTCTACCAATGCTTTACAGTATTTATTGTTGAAATGCGTTTGAGTGTATTAAGGTTATGCAATTCCTGATATGCTGAAAAGATGCTTATTCCCTCTGCTTGATAAGACCAATATCCAGTATCAACAATTTTTATTcccttttcttgtcctagaaaaGTTTAatctttttttccaaaattcctTCTTCTCAATCGTACGAAAGAGTCTCCCTCAAAATATAGTCCAATTTTACGGGAGTAGTTGAATCCCTGGCACAACTAATGGTTTAATTATTATCGGCTCTTAGCAAAATGATCACAAAGATGTGGAGAAACTACTTTGTGGTGTGGTAATTAACCACATTCTTTTCACTGCCAGATTAATTAAGCAACGGTGTGATTatctaataaaaaataattgaaacaCACTTGTGAACTGTGTTCGAGTCCGAATTCAAAAGTGTATTATTCTATCCCTGAGCTAACTTTTATTCTCAAATATCCTAGGTGGCTTTGTTCTGTGCATGCATGGGTGGAATCATGTATTACTTAGAACACGAACCAGATACCATGGCTCCATTTCTTAGGGGCCTGATTCGCCGCTTCCTTGCGAGTAAAATCAGTAATCCAGGCCCATCAGCAAGTCGAAACGCCTCTTACGCATATCTACACACATTGGATGCCATAAAAAAGCCACAGATGCAGGATGGCCGAGAGGACGAAAGTTCATCTTCTCAAAAATACAATCTTGAATCTATTCCTGGACTCTGAGCTTGTTTTTCTCAATTGCTCAGCTGTGACAGCTATTATTTTAGGTATTGATTCGAAGACATTCATTGTTGGCAAGAGAGTTCTGTTACTCTAAAGACGGAGGAGGAGGAGATTGAAAGTAATCTTGTCGTCCCGCCTTCGTAAAAGTAGTCATCATCCCCTTTTAACCGCGACgggccaatttttttttcagttCTTCATAAAACTGAATGTTAGGTGAAGATTTGAGGGTAATTTCATGATATGTAAATATTGCCAACTCCCATCTATATTAAGATCAAACTGAACTTTAGTATGATTAGAGGACTTCTATTGATGAGTCAATTGCAGTATTGTAATGCATTCGTATCTCTGATGTGTGGTACGATTTATGTTTTTGTTCTCGTTCTTCTTTCGCGATTTTcaactcaatttttttaaatcatatggAATATAAAGTGAATCTATCGTCATGAAAGTTGGAATAACCTTTGGATTAATCAACTTGGGAATATATATAATCCACCATTTTCACGAGTTTAATTCAAATTATTCTCAGAGTTGGTCTCATATGAGATTGTCTCATgggtcataatctgtgagacgagtcaaccttacccatattcacaataaaaagtaatactcttagcataaaaagtaatatttttttatgagtgatccaaataagagatccgtctcacaaaaacgacctgtgagaccgtctcacacaaatttttgtcttattctcaatattatttatatcTTTTTTTGGTTATGGTTGCCTCTCTTTTttgagtgagtcttatgtgagaccgtctcacggatcttaatctgtgagatgggtcaaccttactcatattcataataaaaagtaatactcttagcataaaaagtaatactttttcatggatgacccaaataagagatccgtctcacacatatgacccgtgagaccgtctcacacaaatttttgccctcTTTTTTATGTGATGATTTGATTTTCAATTTTCACATATATTTGTATTATCGTGAAaaggaaaaaataaatttggatcttaaaaaacatgattttatttatttattattattattattgagaCGTAATCGCGTGAGAACTCATGGTTCACCGATGTCTACTTTGTACGGAGGTAAATTTGGCCCGCCGACATCTGAAGTCAATTCACGTCTTCCAGCATTTCTGGGTGCGCAGATGgcatgtttaattttattattataatatttctTATAAAATTGGATAATAATTACTGTGTTAATgatatctttttaaaaaaaattaagttcgtcatgttcataaaaaattattgtttaATCAATTTATATAATGAAtataacaaaaacttgtgtgagagggtctcacgagtcgtatctgtgagacagatctcttatttgagtcacccatgaaaaagtattactttttatgctaaaagtatttgACTCGtatcacagattatgatccgtgagacggtctcacatgagactcactcaatgaATATTGGACCTTTgtaatttgatatgaatattaTAATTAGTGTGTTTGTACATATTGTTGTGACAAAAAATCTATTTTCTATTAAACttaatttcaataaaaaaaatgtaataataTTATGATAGAAAAAAGAAATTTGTTTTGGTGTTGAAGAGGATGAtaaaaaagagaagaaatttgattattataatatataatagatTTTTGGTATTAAATATTTCTTTTTGAATTCgagatattatattaaaatttgaaagtttaaaaacgttttttaacaatatttttatgttacaaattatatgattaattaaataaaaaattcaaaagtataattaaaaataagaatattttattttgatataatatataaataaaatgaaatctactaaaataaatttaatgatattttttattaaaaaataaaatattttgcaatTTAAAAAagagtattttaaatttataaaaaactTGATATTAAATTTAGTTACTTTAGATATCTCAAACTTATACACACACATTACGTTTCatgtaagatcgtctcacaaatttATATACGTGAGATGATCTACTCGGTCCATACTTAGAGTGAAAAATAATAagacaatataaaaataaaatttttatgagTCGAGCCAAGTAAAAGATTCTACTCACAAAACTGATGCTTCAGACGATCTCacaatatttttgtaatatttatatataaatgacgttaattaattttttaaatgtatttattttaataactgggcataatttatgaaaaaaattatgagtCTCTACAAATCTTCCAAAGTAAATGAAGAAGAGtctatgaaaatattttataactAAGTGATTTTCTATTAGAAATTTATTAACCTGACAAAatctattattttaaaaaagtcattaaatcTATGCATTGAATACAAGCGACATAATTATATCGAGTACtacaattttaaaaaagaaatcgGTATACATGTAATTCAATGATTGATACTTAAATCTTTCACGATTTAAAATAGATTACCCGAATATAACAGAAAATCTTCATTAATACACATTTCAGTCTTTGCAATTCACATATAGCAGAAATCTTcataaaaaatatacatattatAAATTCATTCGGTATCACTTTATATTTGGTTAGGTGCATTGGACGCAAGATTAACCTATTATTAATTCCCAACACggtaataatattataatatcgACTTTACAACTAATTTTAGTTTGAATTTCGAAATTTCAAGCAATCTTgctaaataaatttgaaattgatTAAAATTAAGTCAAACATATGACAAAATCCACAAgaatcatatcaaaataaatattaatttccAAAATATCACTATTTAAACACGTTTAGTCTACAAGATTTATTTATCACAAGAAACAAACAAAAAACCAGACAATTAATTTAGTACAAGAATTCAAATATCCATGGCAAGAAACAATCTTTCTTCTTTCACTGCCATTGTTTGTTTATGTCTTTGTCTATATATAATAACCGTCTATGCGATACGAGAAAACCCTAAACTCGACGATCATGGCAGAGTAAGTTCTTTCGCGTTTTTTTTAGCACGACGACGATTCAATTTAATTATATGTTATTTCTTATTAGATAATAACTAATTTGTTCATCTTACACAGGCTAAGTATTGTGTCGCGAAAAAAAACGCCCCGGATGATTtgttaaaagaatatatatacTATGCTTGTACGATTTTGAATTTCAATTGCAGCGTTATAAAGCCGGGTGGTTCGTGTTATCTTCCCAACACAGTAATGAATCATGCATCGTATGCGTTCGATCTCGTCTACAGAAATGCCGCCGGAAAATGCGACTGGCCTAACAATATCTCAAGAATAACGCTTGAGGATCCTTgtaagttatatatatatatagtttacgttttttaaaattaaaatttgtggaTTAATTAGTTTCGGACTTGAATATTTAAATAGAAAAAATGTAAAGTTTGAGATACTTAGTGATCCGACTTTGTGACACTAAATTAGTTTTACGAAAATATCCTGGTCaatttagaaaaataatattttattttaaaaagtataTTCGTAATTTACTCATAATTACCATATTTCATTCACCTTCAAAAGTTCAAAAATTTACACATTATTTCAAggaaaaaacttgtatgagacggtctcacgagtcgtattttgtgagatagatctcttatttgggtcgttatgaaaatttattactttttatgctaagagtattatttttttttgtcaatATCGATATAGttgaccatatatatatatatatatatatatatatatatatatatatatatatatatattctttattttgtgcGAAAAATATATGGCATGTGTCGCAATTGACTAGTTCAAatagataaaatttaaaatgctGGATGTTTTTGTATAATTTCCGCGTATTGTCAATTCGAAATTGTTCTAATTTTTGGGGAAAATTAGAGATTTAAAAAGTTTGACCATTTTGGTGCAGCATATGGTAAATGCCGGTTCCCATGAGTGGTGCGGATTGCGACAAGGACGAGGACAGAATCGACCACACACATTAATTGTACTGCTAGTGAAGGAATTGTCCTAATTGCTTATTAATAAAAACTCTTCATTATCAAATATATTTACTTGTAATGGAAAGCAAATCCGATTCCAATGCTGCGAatattgtatttaaaatttcaGCTTAAgtggaatttatttttttatatattctaACGTATAATATATTCAACATATCACCTTAATTAAATTTAGTTAGACTTTTTACTATATTCTTTCTCAACTCAGCATACAGTTTCTTCATAAAACAATGACCTCGAGTTAACCGGCTAAAAACATGAAATGCCTTAATCCAAACACCATGCGGAAAGTTTTGAAACTTATCCTCCACAAATGTGATCAAGCATTGATCTTTTTTAAATCTAATGAATATTTGtttcaatataaaaaataaatcgagATTAAACGATGtaactcaatttttttaaatcatataatagATGAACTGAAACTATCGTCTTGGAAGTTGGAATAACCCATGGTTTAATCAACATGGGAatatatattgatattcattgaaaACTTAAGATTCGGTTATAATAGGTGATGCTAGTCCGAATGCAGACAAGGATGCTAGTGAACATCAATTTAGTGAATCATTAATTAGACTctcaaacctgatatttataggagaatacattGGTCTGTCATGTACCTCCTAACTTTGTTGGGAATGAGCCGGGATCCAAAGTATTGTTTGGGCCTGATTTTGATTGGCCTATTCATAGGATATCATATATAATCCACCATTTTCACGAGTttaattcaaattatttagtaatattatatttttttgttatggTTGCCTCTCTCTTTTATGTGAtgatttcattttctattttcgcATATATTTGTATTATcgtgaaaaggaaaaaaaataaatttggatcttaataaacatgattttatttattgatgtttattaatatgatgatgatgatgtaaTAATTGATACATGGCATGTTTAatcttattatataatatttcttataaaattgaataaaaattacTGTGTTAATGATATCCTTCTTTAAAAATGAAGTGAGAAAATATACGAcatattcataaaaatattacacaaaaattcTTATGAAATCGTATCATGCGTTAATTTTGTTAGATGAACCTCTTACTCGATTCgatccataaaaaaaaaaattatatcagaattattacttttgttttaTATATAGATTGAATCACGTCTCTCAGATATATACATATAGAATCGTCTCATAAAAAATTTATGCGTATTATTGTTACTATTATTATTTGAGTTACTGTGAAGAGATAAACAAAATACAATTCAAAGCCCAAAAAACAATGTGAATTTAATtaacaatattaaataaattcaaaaaatgtaaacatatattattttaaaatatcattcatcatataaagaaaaaaaaatttatgattaat is part of the Primulina eburnea isolate SZY01 chromosome 1, ASM2296580v1, whole genome shotgun sequence genome and encodes:
- the LOC140825414 gene encoding uncharacterized protein, which encodes MRTSPPPPQLDSDSAQDSAEHRLREAEERLKEAIKDLQRRKIGAQGGLHPPCDHADESCVANAVGNLCQSFLLSYGIRVGIGILLRAFKLVRLKSYSSLLDLKQLVSEKDLIVREEACRIGLLFGGLTGSYHALRCLLRKLRKKETPMNTFLAGAVSGLSILALDDSSRRRTLALYLLARLAQCAYNSAKSNNKFHLWGSHWSHGDTLLFSIACAQVMYAFVMRPESMPKSYQDFIQKTGPVAAPVYKAVRDCCRGSPVDITSLSTYLSNRRVFSTVKLDEFPDIVPCSIIHPNTDSCLFHNANAARDTFRKTFPLYFSLTFVPFVVLRMQKFMDAPVRTCWLAVKGAVRSTTFLSAFVGIFQGVICMHRKVALKDHKLLYWLAGGISALSVLLEKKARRGELALYVLPRAGESLWYILVNRHLLPDIKNAEVALFCACMGGIMYYLEHEPDTMAPFLRGLIRRFLASKISNPGPSASRNASYAYLHTLDAIKKPQMQDGREDESSSSQKYNLESIPGL